One Paraglaciecola mesophila genomic region harbors:
- a CDS encoding ABC transporter ATP-binding protein, with translation MPESVNLQAKQLSYAIAQKHILSDINLSLERGKVLGVLGPNGAGKTSLLKMLSGQTASKNQVEWCGKALEDFSPLERAKQIAVVNQLNESVFALSLQQIVRMGWLPHKTLLSRENEQDHAHLAASIAKVGLSDKTHQTFSSLSGGEQQRGLIARALVQKAALIVLDEPVNHLDIYYQHQVLKLLRTLAHQQQMTVVMSLHDINLAASYCDHLCLLNEGKMIAQGPVEKVLEAKTLEHVFNIPCRIRRDELTQNLRVDFYPPDEQEHPLQPEIVQYPSTSDSEQGHSL, from the coding sequence ATGCCAGAATCAGTAAACCTACAGGCAAAACAGCTTTCCTATGCGATTGCGCAAAAGCACATTTTGTCTGACATCAACCTTTCACTTGAGCGTGGCAAAGTACTCGGCGTGCTCGGTCCTAATGGTGCCGGTAAAACCAGCTTGCTTAAAATGTTATCAGGCCAAACCGCCAGCAAGAATCAAGTTGAATGGTGCGGAAAAGCGTTAGAAGACTTCAGCCCATTAGAGCGCGCCAAACAAATTGCCGTGGTTAATCAATTAAATGAAAGTGTGTTTGCCTTAAGTTTGCAGCAAATCGTGCGCATGGGTTGGCTGCCCCATAAAACCCTATTGTCACGGGAAAACGAGCAAGATCATGCACATCTTGCCGCTTCAATCGCCAAAGTTGGCCTTAGCGACAAAACCCACCAAACCTTTAGTTCTCTCTCGGGTGGCGAACAGCAACGGGGCTTGATCGCACGGGCTTTGGTGCAAAAAGCGGCACTAATAGTATTAGATGAGCCAGTCAATCATTTAGATATTTATTATCAACATCAAGTACTTAAACTGCTTCGTACCCTAGCACATCAACAACAAATGACAGTCGTCATGAGTTTGCACGATATTAATTTAGCGGCCAGTTACTGCGATCATCTCTGCCTGTTAAACGAAGGAAAAATGATCGCTCAAGGGCCAGTTGAAAAGGTGCTCGAAGCCAAGACCCTTGAACATGTGTTTAATATTCCTTGTCGAATTCGCCGCGACGAGCTCACTCAAAACTTGCGCGTCGATTTTTATCCACCCGATGAACAAGAACATCCTTTACAGCCAGAAATCGTGCAGTATCCAAGTACGTCTGACAGCGAGCAAGGCCATTCGTTATGA
- a CDS encoding FecCD family ABC transporter permease, whose translation MSNRWSFLILLAVLSPVIGIFFGAADLPPKELYQCIVGQCSTQINSLIFWEIRLPRVLVGFLVGAGLAVAGATLQNITRNGLADPYLFGVVSGAGLGASIATLLFDSQIGETLTIFGMLPDVSFSIALPVAAFLGAIFAVTLVQALAATSFGGRGEHMLLAGVAVSFMLSALSHFLLFLGDPFAANKVIFWLMGSLARTELWYAWIMLPVVMGSALLLLLFGRRLDALLLGDENAKTLGINVTAIRLMALGICAALTACIVAYCGGIGFVGLMIPHIVRRWVGVTSRALILGCVLIGGSFMVLVDIIARSALSDQEIPIGIITSAIGSVFFLLAIRQRQT comes from the coding sequence ATGAGCAATCGCTGGTCTTTTCTTATCCTGCTGGCTGTGCTCTCCCCAGTTATCGGCATTTTTTTTGGCGCCGCAGACTTACCGCCCAAAGAGCTATATCAATGCATAGTAGGCCAATGCTCTACACAAATTAACAGCCTAATTTTCTGGGAAATTCGCTTACCACGTGTGCTGGTTGGTTTTTTAGTGGGGGCTGGACTGGCAGTGGCCGGTGCCACCTTGCAAAACATTACCCGTAATGGCCTAGCAGACCCATACTTATTTGGCGTCGTCTCCGGTGCCGGGCTTGGTGCCAGTATTGCCACCCTGCTGTTTGACAGTCAAATAGGCGAAACCTTAACGATTTTTGGCATGCTACCAGACGTGTCGTTTTCTATAGCATTACCCGTTGCCGCCTTTTTAGGGGCCATCTTTGCGGTGACCTTGGTGCAAGCGCTGGCTGCCACCTCCTTTGGTGGGCGTGGTGAGCACATGTTACTCGCGGGCGTTGCGGTGTCATTTATGCTCAGTGCCCTTAGCCACTTTTTATTGTTTTTAGGCGATCCGTTCGCGGCCAATAAAGTGATTTTTTGGCTCATGGGTAGTCTCGCTCGCACCGAATTATGGTATGCGTGGATCATGCTCCCCGTTGTGATGGGTAGCGCGCTCCTACTTTTACTCTTTGGTCGACGCTTAGACGCCTTATTACTGGGTGATGAAAATGCGAAAACCCTAGGCATTAATGTAACGGCCATTCGTTTGATGGCGTTAGGAATATGCGCCGCTTTAACCGCCTGTATCGTAGCCTATTGTGGCGGTATCGGGTTTGTAGGGCTTATGATCCCCCACATTGTACGGCGCTGGGTTGGCGTAACTAGCCGCGCACTTATTTTGGGCTGTGTACTAATAGGGGGAAGCTTTATGGTGCTCGTCGACATTATTGCCCGCTCGGCCTTGTCAGACCAAGAAATCCCAATCGGCATTATCACCTCAGCCATAGGTAGCGTGTTTTTCTTGTTGGCTATTCGCCAACGCCAAACATGA
- the cobT gene encoding nicotinate-nucleotide--dimethylbenzimidazole phosphoribosyltransferase: MPQQSPTSLSVFEQTYWQIAPVDSACLPSIDERINHKTKPLGALGQLEDLARQLAQIQYPAPEGSQPIEINRPVMLVFAADHGIAAHSISIAPPEVTQQMVLNFINGGAAINCFSETLGWTMKVIDAGMLSPIDETARASAGDMLIEQSIGSGTADFSKQAAMSQDQVEQALLMGAKIATEQIEQGSNVLAFGEMGIGNTSSASALLSLICGLSPERTTGKGTGISDEQLANKVQLITDALARVEQTHGTKAFTPQTALAEVGGFEIAQIIGAMLATAKAGKSILVDGFIVSVAALIATRIAPRAQDYMLFAHCSAEHAHQQVLAQLDARPLLSLGLRLGEGTGAALALPLLQAAASFYNDMASFESAGVTV; this comes from the coding sequence ATGCCACAACAAAGCCCAACGTCTTTGTCTGTATTCGAACAGACATATTGGCAAATCGCCCCTGTCGACAGTGCTTGTCTACCGAGCATAGACGAGCGAATTAATCATAAAACCAAACCCTTAGGGGCACTGGGCCAACTTGAAGATCTTGCCCGACAGCTTGCGCAAATTCAGTACCCTGCTCCTGAAGGGTCACAGCCTATTGAGATCAACCGCCCTGTGATGCTGGTTTTTGCGGCGGATCATGGCATCGCTGCTCATAGCATCAGTATTGCGCCGCCTGAAGTCACACAACAAATGGTGCTTAATTTTATTAATGGCGGCGCCGCCATCAACTGTTTTAGCGAAACGCTCGGCTGGACAATGAAAGTCATTGACGCCGGTATGCTCAGCCCAATTGACGAAACCGCCCGAGCTTCAGCAGGCGATATGCTAATAGAGCAGTCCATTGGCTCAGGTACCGCTGATTTTTCCAAACAAGCTGCAATGAGCCAAGACCAAGTAGAGCAAGCCTTGCTCATGGGCGCGAAAATAGCCACAGAGCAAATAGAACAAGGCAGTAATGTACTGGCCTTCGGCGAAATGGGGATAGGCAATACCAGCAGTGCATCGGCGCTGTTGTCGCTCATTTGCGGCTTAAGCCCTGAGCGCACAACAGGCAAAGGTACCGGCATAAGCGATGAACAGCTCGCCAACAAGGTACAACTCATCACAGATGCCCTAGCGCGTGTCGAGCAAACCCACGGTACTAAAGCCTTTACGCCGCAAACCGCTTTAGCAGAAGTCGGTGGTTTTGAAATAGCGCAAATTATTGGTGCCATGTTAGCAACAGCTAAAGCAGGAAAAAGCATACTCGTGGATGGCTTTATCGTCAGCGTGGCGGCCTTAATTGCCACCCGTATCGCCCCTCGTGCGCAAGATTACATGCTGTTTGCTCACTGCTCAGCCGAGCATGCCCATCAGCAAGTATTGGCGCAGTTAGATGCACGGCCATTACTGTCACTTGGTTTACGCCTAGGTGAAGGCACGGGAGCCGCCCTAGCGTTACCCTTACTGCAGGCTGCAGCAAGTTTTTACAATGACATGGCGAGCTTTGAAAGCGCTGGGGTAACCGTTTGA
- a CDS encoding adenosylcobinamide-GDP ribazoletransferase, whose translation MNTSMYQLIKEQSNLLMLAISFFTRLPVPFSLDYSPQKLHQAGRYFPLVGWLLVALLSAFYCFATGYFGVAVSVCLLITLSLVLTGALHEDGLADTADGFWGGHTAQRKLAIMKDSQIGTYGTCALICLLLTKFILLCTLAVNQQLLIALAIAYPLSRALAISHVQHLAYARQNSDHSKSAALAQPMQPRVLLWLVISSLPGLLFLTLPSTLIILLSGCALRLALKYWFNKHIGGYTGDCLGFAQQVQEILIYLLLIATLPKVTNGHIFAQLF comes from the coding sequence ATGAATACGAGCATGTACCAATTGATAAAGGAACAGAGTAATTTGCTGATGTTAGCAATCAGCTTTTTCACGCGCTTGCCTGTGCCCTTCTCACTCGATTACAGCCCGCAAAAGTTACATCAGGCAGGGCGTTATTTCCCTTTAGTTGGCTGGTTACTCGTGGCCCTGCTCAGCGCGTTTTATTGTTTTGCTACTGGCTATTTTGGGGTGGCAGTCTCTGTGTGTTTGCTCATAACCCTTAGTTTAGTGCTTACCGGTGCGCTGCACGAAGATGGCCTAGCCGATACCGCGGATGGCTTTTGGGGCGGGCATACCGCACAGCGTAAATTAGCGATCATGAAAGACAGCCAAATCGGTACGTATGGCACCTGCGCGTTAATCTGCTTGCTGCTCACCAAATTTATTCTGCTTTGCACGTTAGCCGTTAACCAACAACTGCTGATTGCGCTGGCAATAGCCTATCCTTTGTCGCGTGCATTGGCGATTTCTCATGTGCAACACCTTGCCTACGCACGACAAAATAGCGACCATAGCAAAAGTGCAGCACTTGCCCAGCCCATGCAACCCCGAGTGTTACTGTGGCTAGTAATAAGTAGCCTACCGGGTTTACTGTTTTTAACCCTGCCCAGCACCCTCATTATTTTGCTCAGTGGCTGCGCCTTACGGCTCGCTCTTAAATATTGGTTTAACAAACACATAGGTGGTTATACCGGCGATTGCTTGGGGTTTGCGCAACAAGTACAAGAAATCCTTATTTACCTGTTGCTGATAGCCACGTTACCCAAGGTGACGAATGGGCACATTTTCGCGCAGTTGTTTTAG
- the cobU gene encoding bifunctional adenosylcobinamide kinase/adenosylcobinamide-phosphate guanylyltransferase, whose product MLHFIIGGARSGKSNYALEQALSLSQQSGKNVTYVATATATDAEMAKRIARHQQERPAHWALAEVPLNLTEYIEQFSDNSQVADNERPILLIDCLTLWLNNHLYHQPEQDFSMLFQGFTQAIRASKASIIMVANEVGLGIIPMGEVTRQFVDQAGWLNQAVASNADHVTFVAAGLPMPLKRP is encoded by the coding sequence ATGCTTCATTTTATTATCGGCGGTGCACGCTCAGGCAAATCAAATTACGCCCTAGAGCAAGCGTTATCCCTGAGCCAACAATCAGGTAAAAATGTCACTTATGTCGCCACTGCTACCGCCACAGATGCAGAGATGGCCAAACGAATCGCCCGCCATCAACAAGAGCGCCCAGCACATTGGGCTTTAGCCGAAGTACCGCTAAATTTAACCGAATATATCGAGCAATTCTCTGATAATAGCCAAGTGGCTGACAACGAACGGCCGATTTTACTTATCGACTGTTTGACCTTGTGGCTCAACAACCATTTGTACCACCAGCCAGAGCAAGATTTCAGCATGTTATTTCAGGGATTTACGCAAGCGATTCGTGCCAGCAAAGCAAGTATTATTATGGTGGCGAACGAGGTCGGCTTAGGTATTATTCCCATGGGGGAAGTGACAAGGCAATTTGTTGATCAAGCCGGCTGGCTGAACCAAGCCGTTGCCAGCAATGCAGATCACGTCACCTTTGTAGCCGCGGGTTTACCCATGCCATTAAAGCGCCCTTAA
- a CDS encoding histidine phosphatase family protein has translation MQASSTTFNLLRHGQVDGPAALYGKTDVSLSEQGLRAMQVHVQHLPNPDVIITSPRLRCQDFAENLADTLSVPLIIEDALQECDFGLYDGIPFDDLTDQWLELNDFWRNPMQSTLPEAESLEAFHHRVHQCWQRLITQHQGQNCLVICHGGVIRQILASVLAADWQSPKWYTTLQIGYASVSRISIAEYQHATPVVNFIAKPPFNEQPL, from the coding sequence ATGCAAGCCTCCTCAACCACTTTCAATTTACTGCGTCATGGTCAAGTAGATGGCCCAGCAGCACTGTATGGCAAAACCGATGTTTCACTTAGCGAACAGGGCCTACGCGCTATGCAAGTTCACGTGCAACATCTGCCAAATCCAGACGTGATTATCACCTCTCCTCGTTTGCGCTGTCAGGATTTTGCCGAAAACCTAGCGGATACCTTGTCTGTGCCGCTTATTATTGAAGATGCACTGCAAGAGTGTGATTTTGGCTTATATGATGGCATCCCATTTGACGATTTGACCGACCAATGGCTTGAATTAAACGACTTTTGGCGCAACCCCATGCAATCAACCTTACCCGAGGCAGAATCATTAGAAGCCTTTCATCACCGCGTGCACCAGTGCTGGCAACGCTTGATCACCCAACATCAAGGCCAGAACTGCCTAGTGATATGTCACGGCGGGGTAATACGCCAAATTTTAGCCTCTGTGCTGGCCGCCGATTGGCAAAGCCCTAAATGGTATACCACGCTGCAAATCGGTTACGCCAGCGTGTCTCGCATCTCAATTGCAGAATATCAACACGCCACTCCTGTGGTGAATTTTATCGCTAAACCGCCTTTTAACGAGCAGCCCCTATGA
- a CDS encoding cobyric acid synthase, translating to MTHKTATIMIQGTTSDAGKSMLVAGFCRCLKNHGWNVAPFKPQNMALNSAVTKDGGEIGRAQAVQAQAAGIEPSVHMNPVLLKPSSDTGAQVIIQGKAVSDMQAKKYHDYKQVAMQAVLSSHKVLCADYEVIVVEGAGSPAEINLRKGDIANMGFAEAVDCPVIIVADIDRGGVFAQLVGTLDLLAESEQKRVVGFVINKFRGDIKLLEPGLTWLEQRTKKPVLGVLPYIHNLQLAAEDAIQAEQNLDEENIRIHICVPVFKRISNHTDFDMLRVHPQVKLTFVAQHSPIPPCDLIILPGSKNVRADLALLKDMHWDKALQRHLRYGGKVLGICGGYQMLGHAIADPQGVEDTPGTSTGLGYLPINTELRPQKQLTHSQGNLLLTSGEPVPIHGYEIHIGTSTRAENANPLILLNNGKYEGCISDDNQVAGSYLHGLFDSPQALQHLLAWAGASTELAEDYSAQQEQEIARLAHVCQTHLNWDAINTIIHHQFTAPTPSGATTDSKAGVQTHV from the coding sequence ATGACGCATAAAACCGCTACCATCATGATCCAAGGCACCACCTCGGATGCTGGCAAGAGCATGCTGGTCGCAGGATTTTGTCGTTGTCTAAAAAATCACGGCTGGAATGTCGCCCCGTTTAAGCCGCAAAACATGGCTCTTAATAGTGCCGTCACCAAAGACGGCGGCGAAATTGGTCGCGCTCAAGCTGTGCAAGCGCAAGCAGCCGGTATCGAGCCCAGCGTTCATATGAACCCTGTGTTATTGAAACCCAGCTCAGATACCGGCGCACAGGTGATCATTCAAGGTAAAGCCGTATCGGACATGCAAGCCAAGAAGTACCACGACTACAAACAAGTCGCCATGCAAGCCGTGCTTAGTTCTCATAAAGTATTGTGTGCTGACTATGAAGTAATTGTGGTCGAAGGTGCAGGCAGCCCAGCCGAGATTAATTTGCGCAAAGGCGATATCGCCAATATGGGTTTCGCTGAAGCCGTTGATTGCCCCGTGATCATCGTGGCGGATATCGATCGCGGTGGCGTGTTCGCTCAGCTCGTAGGCACCTTAGATTTACTGGCCGAATCTGAACAAAAGCGCGTAGTGGGGTTTGTGATCAACAAGTTTCGCGGCGACATAAAACTACTGGAACCCGGACTAACCTGGTTAGAGCAGCGCACAAAAAAGCCCGTGCTCGGCGTACTGCCGTATATTCATAATTTACAACTCGCCGCAGAAGATGCCATTCAAGCCGAGCAAAATCTAGATGAAGAAAACATACGAATACACATATGTGTACCCGTATTTAAACGCATCAGTAATCACACTGATTTTGATATGCTACGGGTTCACCCTCAGGTAAAACTCACCTTTGTGGCCCAGCACTCACCTATTCCCCCTTGTGATTTAATCATTCTGCCCGGCAGCAAAAATGTGCGCGCCGACTTGGCACTACTCAAAGACATGCACTGGGACAAAGCACTTCAGCGACATCTTCGCTATGGCGGTAAAGTATTGGGCATTTGTGGTGGTTATCAAATGTTGGGCCACGCGATTGCCGACCCACAGGGTGTAGAAGACACACCGGGCACCAGCACAGGGCTGGGTTATTTGCCCATTAACACCGAATTACGCCCTCAAAAACAGCTTACCCATAGTCAAGGTAACTTGTTGCTCACATCGGGCGAGCCCGTGCCGATTCACGGTTATGAAATTCACATTGGCACCAGCACCCGTGCTGAAAATGCCAACCCTCTGATTTTATTAAACAACGGCAAGTATGAAGGCTGTATCAGTGATGATAATCAGGTCGCAGGGAGCTATTTACACGGTCTATTTGATTCGCCACAAGCGTTACAACACCTACTGGCATGGGCAGGAGCGAGTACCGAACTCGCTGAAGATTATAGCGCCCAGCAAGAGCAGGAAATAGCGCGCTTAGCGCACGTATGCCAAACCCATTTAAACTGGGACGCCATCAATACCATTATTCATCATCAATTTACCGCGCCAACACCTTCTGGCGCGACCACTGACAGCAAAGCAGGAGTACAAACTCATGTCTGA
- the cobO gene encoding cob(I)yrinic acid a,c-diamide adenosyltransferase yields the protein MSDNQANDNKDDNSRHKARMQQQKAKVDERIANAQVEKGVLIVITGNGKGKSTSGFGTVARAVGHGLKASVVQYVKGTWPCGERDLLEKLGVEFHVMGTGFTWETQNKETDIAAAQKAWEFSKACLQDPSIDLLLLDEITYMLTYKYIDLDDVLAALENRPVNQHVVITGRACHRAVIELADTVSEVRPVKHAFEAGIKAQKGIDW from the coding sequence ATGTCTGATAATCAAGCAAACGACAACAAAGATGACAACAGCCGCCACAAAGCGCGCATGCAACAGCAAAAAGCCAAAGTAGATGAGCGCATTGCTAACGCCCAAGTTGAAAAAGGGGTATTAATCGTTATCACTGGCAACGGTAAGGGTAAATCCACCTCTGGTTTTGGTACCGTTGCTCGCGCCGTCGGTCATGGCTTAAAAGCGTCTGTGGTACAATATGTAAAAGGCACTTGGCCTTGCGGCGAGCGGGATTTATTAGAAAAATTAGGGGTGGAGTTTCATGTTATGGGCACAGGTTTCACCTGGGAAACCCAAAACAAAGAAACCGATATAGCCGCAGCACAAAAAGCATGGGAATTTAGCAAAGCCTGTTTGCAAGACCCATCCATTGATTTGCTACTGCTAGACGAAATCACCTACATGCTGACGTACAAGTACATCGACCTAGACGACGTGTTAGCAGCACTTGAAAATCGCCCTGTGAATCAACACGTGGTGATCACAGGCCGCGCCTGTCATCGCGCGGTGATTGAATTAGCCGATACGGTTAGTGAAGTACGCCCAGTCAAACACGCCTTTGAGGCGGGAATTAAAGCGCAAAAAGGGATCGACTGGTAA
- a CDS encoding cobalamin-binding protein produces the protein MATSWHPRRVSKCFYVLLFSVLTVSVSHASTQSEAVSVAVDSSTQNPNAAENQQVKSEKTAKGSTIRLAESDGIFQEITSLSREKRQKLRIIALAPHIVESMFEVGAGQQIIATTAHADYPEAAKDILQIGNYARLQIEKIVQLQPDVVIAWKTGNPGDDLSRLKKYKVKVIYSNPTTLSQVADELLMLGQLTGRETAAEQAASAYTTQLNTLKTRYADKIPMRTFYELWSRPLRTVANNAWPQQQLALCGAKNPFANANDDYPSVGLEQVLVTLPQVIIQPTQHAADTPDALNWAKWQHLPAAKNGFIFHPNADKVHRMTSRMLDEVALMCEQIDKARQFYQADTPVSE, from the coding sequence ATGGCAACCTCATGGCACCCTAGGCGAGTAAGCAAGTGTTTCTACGTTCTGCTTTTCAGCGTCTTAACCGTGAGTGTTTCGCACGCAAGCACCCAAAGCGAAGCAGTGTCTGTGGCCGTCGATTCAAGCACTCAAAATCCAAACGCAGCAGAGAATCAGCAAGTAAAATCTGAAAAGACGGCGAAAGGTAGCACCATCAGATTAGCCGAAAGTGATGGTATATTTCAGGAAATAACCTCACTTAGCAGAGAAAAGAGACAAAAACTGCGCATTATTGCGCTGGCACCGCATATTGTAGAATCAATGTTCGAAGTGGGCGCAGGGCAACAAATCATTGCCACCACTGCCCATGCTGATTACCCAGAAGCGGCAAAAGACATTCTACAAATTGGTAATTACGCCCGTCTGCAAATTGAAAAAATAGTGCAACTGCAACCTGATGTCGTAATTGCTTGGAAAACCGGTAACCCAGGAGATGATTTATCGCGCTTGAAAAAATATAAGGTGAAGGTGATATATTCAAACCCTACCACCTTGTCTCAAGTGGCTGATGAGCTACTCATGCTCGGTCAGCTAACTGGGCGTGAAACGGCGGCAGAACAAGCCGCTTCTGCGTACACAACACAGTTAAACACCCTCAAAACGCGCTATGCTGATAAAATTCCAATGCGTACCTTTTACGAACTTTGGTCTCGGCCACTGCGCACGGTGGCCAATAATGCATGGCCCCAACAACAACTCGCCCTTTGCGGGGCAAAAAACCCTTTTGCAAACGCCAACGATGATTACCCTTCTGTCGGCTTAGAGCAGGTGTTAGTGACCTTACCACAGGTGATCATACAGCCTACCCAACATGCAGCTGACACACCAGACGCGCTAAATTGGGCAAAGTGGCAACACTTACCCGCCGCCAAAAATGGCTTTATTTTTCATCCCAACGCCGACAAGGTGCACCGCATGACAAGCCGCATGTTGGACGAAGTGGCTCTTATGTGCGAGCAAATCGATAAGGCCCGGCAGTTTTATCAAGCCGATACGCCTGTCAGTGAATGA
- a CDS encoding histidine phosphatase family protein, with protein sequence MKNEKARSNRENGKIEKSLGFMSSNSNSNAKIRFYLCRHGQSEFNAKGILQGHLESPLSPLGITQAQALALKAKLWEISYIVSSHLGRAQQTAHICAEFLNKEIHHSQRIEPQSTAELAERHLGAWQGKAVAQLTEFHQFNTLCYQQTHLTPPNSLEPDNSPERINSLERIISLGKSESTDAVRQRMQQALRNIAQTTGVNADSSSRELNVLVISHGDALACLMSQFTQPIALNNTQGMLLTYHHDKLQWGGLID encoded by the coding sequence GTGAAAAATGAAAAAGCGAGAAGCAATAGGGAAAATGGAAAGATTGAGAAAAGCCTAGGTTTTATGTCCTCTAACTCGAATAGCAATGCCAAAATACGCTTTTATCTTTGTCGTCATGGGCAAAGTGAGTTTAATGCTAAGGGGATTTTACAAGGGCATTTAGAAAGTCCGTTAAGTCCGCTGGGTATAACGCAAGCGCAGGCTTTGGCCCTAAAAGCGAAGCTGTGGGAAATTAGTTATATTGTAAGTTCGCACCTTGGCCGCGCCCAGCAAACCGCCCACATTTGCGCCGAGTTTCTCAATAAAGAAATACATCATTCGCAACGAATAGAGCCCCAAAGCACGGCGGAATTAGCCGAGCGACATTTAGGTGCTTGGCAAGGCAAAGCTGTTGCCCAACTGACTGAATTTCATCAATTTAATACACTTTGCTACCAACAAACCCACCTTACTCCGCCTAACAGCCTTGAGCCAGATAACAGCCCTGAGCGAATAAACAGCCTTGAGCGCATAATCAGCCTGGGAAAAAGCGAAAGCACAGATGCTGTGCGCCAACGCATGCAACAAGCACTTCGAAATATTGCCCAAACAACTGGTGTTAACGCAGACTCATCATCAAGAGAATTAAATGTGCTGGTGATCAGCCACGGCGACGCTCTTGCCTGTTTAATGAGTCAATTCACCCAGCCAATCGCTCTAAATAATACCCAAGGCATGCTTCTGACCTATCACCACGACAAGCTCCAATGGGGTGGACTCATTGACTGA
- a CDS encoding CobD/CbiB family cobalamin biosynthesis protein → MTELSSGLISLLSFSNLAIIGGQMVCALLLDALLGEPKRYHPLVGFGHLVNRLKAKCNKAFYASHQSRSCTAPRVQGALCWLILVLPLPIALWGLNHAAIRYAHSIESQLLIGLIYLLNSCVLYLTLGMQSLKEHAMQIYHPLAQGDITNARHFTAYMVSRDTQALTSHDMSRATVESVLENGHDGVIASLFYFAIGGAPLAVLHRLANTLDAMWGYKTPRFLHFGWFSARADDHLGWLSAYCTSILYVLATSPPFQYTHLTRAWQQAKGYKSRNGGRCMATGAGVLHFTLGGTSDYQGKTIHSPVLGLGEAVTLADIPRSIGLVARSAWLLALALFLLGILMQILF, encoded by the coding sequence TTGACTGAATTAAGCTCAGGACTAATATCCCTTTTGTCATTTTCAAACTTAGCTATCATCGGTGGCCAGATGGTATGCGCTTTGCTGCTTGATGCCCTATTAGGTGAACCTAAACGCTATCACCCGCTTGTGGGGTTTGGCCACCTAGTCAACCGCTTAAAGGCGAAGTGCAACAAGGCCTTTTATGCATCTCACCAGAGTAGAAGTTGCACCGCGCCGCGAGTACAAGGGGCTTTGTGTTGGTTGATATTAGTATTACCTTTGCCCATTGCCCTATGGGGATTAAATCATGCCGCTATCAGGTATGCTCACAGTATTGAATCCCAGTTGCTAATAGGGTTGATTTACCTACTAAATAGCTGCGTATTGTATCTTACGCTTGGTATGCAAAGCTTAAAAGAGCACGCCATGCAGATTTATCATCCGTTAGCACAAGGTGATATCACCAACGCCCGCCATTTTACCGCTTATATGGTCAGCCGTGATACCCAAGCGTTAACGTCTCACGATATGAGCCGAGCCACAGTAGAGTCTGTTTTAGAAAATGGTCACGACGGTGTCATCGCCAGTCTGTTTTACTTCGCTATTGGCGGTGCGCCACTGGCGGTATTGCATCGCCTTGCTAATACCCTCGATGCTATGTGGGGTTACAAAACACCTCGTTTCTTACATTTTGGCTGGTTCTCGGCCCGCGCCGACGATCACTTAGGTTGGTTAAGTGCGTATTGCACATCAATACTGTATGTATTAGCTACCTCGCCTCCTTTTCAATACACGCATTTAACGCGAGCATGGCAGCAAGCAAAAGGCTACAAAAGCCGAAATGGCGGGCGGTGCATGGCAACAGGTGCGGGCGTCTTGCACTTTACCCTAGGTGGAACGTCAGACTATCAAGGCAAAACCATTCACAGCCCCGTACTTGGGCTCGGTGAAGCGGTAACGTTAGCAGATATCCCCCGCAGTATTGGTTTGGTTGCACGCAGCGCTTGGTTACTAGCACTTGCCCTATTTCTTCTTGGCATTTTAATGCAGATACTCTTTTAA